Proteins encoded in a region of the Coregonus clupeaformis isolate EN_2021a chromosome 9, ASM2061545v1, whole genome shotgun sequence genome:
- the LOC121573733 gene encoding immunoglobulin-binding protein 1, which produces MAAAESTSLSPSQSEEPLKLSDLLDRGWKLYGEVDTTNDHIAATHIQVKIKRGITQLEEATRMVAQLDLFSRNEELEEVATTDLKYLMLPALLGALTMKQVNLAKRLEQVQIARCYFLDFLKRCKEYNISKFELPNTNENSAGTLEEESANGPPKPPDLIAMATVRAAKIERYNQRKDTEAKLSEIKAAVDSGQADDEIVRDFYLLNLRKWIAVSLEEIESIDQEMEILTRMDVLQQSSAEPSQSKRPPMKPFILTKDAVQARVFGAGYPSLPTMSVDEWYEQHRKKNALPDQGIPRSAEDVDAEEREQEEKEKRVENDDEEALQKARDWDNWKDTHRRGYGNRKNMG; this is translated from the exons atggcaGCCGCTGAAAGCACTAGCTTGTCACCAAGTCAGTCAGAAGAACCGCTTAAACTATCAGATTTATTAGATCGGGGATGGAAACTATATGGGGAGGTGGACACCACAAATGATCACATCGCAGCTACCCATATCCAGGTTAAAATCAAGCGTGGGATAACGCAACTGGAAGAGGCAACGCGGATGGTTGCCCAGCTCGACTTGTtcag CCGAAATGAAGAGTTGGAGGAGGTGGCAACCACAGATCTGAAATATCTGATGTTGCCTGCCCTCCTGGGGGCTCTTACTATGAAGCAAGTGAACCTGGCAAAACGATTAGAGCAGGTTCAGATAGCTAGATGTTACTTTTTGGACTTCTTGAAAAGATGTAAGGAGTATAACATATCAAAGTTTGAACTACCCAACACCAATGAAAACTCTGCTGGCACACTGGAAGAAGAGTCAGCAAATGGGCCCCCCAAACCTCCGGACTTGATTGCGATGGCGACAGTAAGAGCTGCAAAGATAGAAAG ATACAACCAGAGGAAGGACACTGAGGCCAAGCTATCAGAGATCAAGGCAGCAGTGGACAGTGGGCAGGCAGACGACGAGATAGTTAGAGACTTCTACCTCCTCAACTTGAGGAAATGGATTGCTGTATCCCTGGAGGAGATTGAGAGCATTGATCAGGAAATGGAGATTTTGACCAGGATGGATGTTCTACAACAG AGTTCAGCAGAGCCATCACAATCTAAAAGGCCTCCCATGAAACCCTTCATTCTCACCAAAGATGCTGTTCAGGCTCG AGTGTTTGGGGCAGGCTATCCCAGCCTACCTACTATGTCCGTGGATGAGTGGTATGAGCAGCACAGGAAGAAAAATGCCTTGCCGGACCAGGGGATCCCTCGCAGCGCTG AGGACGTTGATGCAGAAGAGCGAGAacaagaagagaaagagaagcgGGTTGAAAATGATGATGAGGAGGCCTTGCAGAAAGCTAGAGACTGGGACAACTGGAAGGATACACATCGGAGAGGCTATGGGAACCGTAAAAACATGGGCTGA
- the LOC121574368 gene encoding gap junction beta-1 protein-like isoform X1: MPLTPPVELDLESKMNWASFYAVISGVNRHSTGIGRIWLSVLFIFRILVLVVAAESVWGDEKSGFTCNTQQPGCNSVCYDHFFPISHIRLWALQLILVSTPALLVAMHVAHRRHIDKKLYKLSGRASPKDLEQIKTQKMKIAGALWWTYIISLFFRIIFEVTFMYLFYMIYPGYKMIRLVKCDSYPCPNTVDCFVSRPTEKTVFTVFMLAVSGICILLNIAEVVFLVGKACSRHLSNAGDSTMGAWITQKLCSY; this comes from the exons ATGCCTCTTACACCTCCTGTTGAGCTTG ACCTGGAATCGAAAATGAACTGGGCGTCCTTTTATGCCGTCATCAGCGGTGTAAACAGACACTCCACGGGCATCGGTCGCATCTGGCTCTCTGTCCTCTTCATCTTCCGTATCCTGGTCTTGGTGGTTGCAGCAGAGAGTGTGTGGGGCGACGAGAAGTCCGGCTTCACCTGTAATACCCAGCAGCCCGGCTGCAACAGCGTCTGTTATGATCACTTCTTCCCCATCTCACACATCCGTCTGTGGGCCCTGCAGCTCATCCTGGTGTCCACCCCAGCCCTGCTGGTGGCCATGCATGTGGCCCACCGCCGACACATCGACAAGAAACTCTACAAGCTGTCTGGCCGGGCCAGCCCCAAGGACCTGGAGCAGATCAAGACCCAGAAGATGAAGATCGCAGGTGCCCTCTGGTGGACATACATCATCAGCTTGTTCTTCCGCATCATCTTTGAGGTGACCTTCATGTATCTCTTCTACATGATCTACCCCGGCTATAAGATGATCCGGCTGGTCAAGTGTGACTCGTACCCCTGCCCCAACACGGTGGACTGCTTTGTGTCCAGGCCCACAGAGAAGACCGTCTTCACTGTGTTCATGCTGGCTGTGTCAGGGATCTGTATCCTGCTCAACATTGCAGAGGTGGTCTTCCTAGTGGGAAAGGCCTGCAGTAGGCACTTAAGCAATGCTGGAGACTCAACCATGGGAGCATGGATCACCCAAAAGCTCTGTTCCTACTAG
- the LOC121574368 gene encoding gap junction beta-1 protein-like isoform X2, whose protein sequence is MNWASFYAVISGVNRHSTGIGRIWLSVLFIFRILVLVVAAESVWGDEKSGFTCNTQQPGCNSVCYDHFFPISHIRLWALQLILVSTPALLVAMHVAHRRHIDKKLYKLSGRASPKDLEQIKTQKMKIAGALWWTYIISLFFRIIFEVTFMYLFYMIYPGYKMIRLVKCDSYPCPNTVDCFVSRPTEKTVFTVFMLAVSGICILLNIAEVVFLVGKACSRHLSNAGDSTMGAWITQKLCSY, encoded by the coding sequence ATGAACTGGGCGTCCTTTTATGCCGTCATCAGCGGTGTAAACAGACACTCCACGGGCATCGGTCGCATCTGGCTCTCTGTCCTCTTCATCTTCCGTATCCTGGTCTTGGTGGTTGCAGCAGAGAGTGTGTGGGGCGACGAGAAGTCCGGCTTCACCTGTAATACCCAGCAGCCCGGCTGCAACAGCGTCTGTTATGATCACTTCTTCCCCATCTCACACATCCGTCTGTGGGCCCTGCAGCTCATCCTGGTGTCCACCCCAGCCCTGCTGGTGGCCATGCATGTGGCCCACCGCCGACACATCGACAAGAAACTCTACAAGCTGTCTGGCCGGGCCAGCCCCAAGGACCTGGAGCAGATCAAGACCCAGAAGATGAAGATCGCAGGTGCCCTCTGGTGGACATACATCATCAGCTTGTTCTTCCGCATCATCTTTGAGGTGACCTTCATGTATCTCTTCTACATGATCTACCCCGGCTATAAGATGATCCGGCTGGTCAAGTGTGACTCGTACCCCTGCCCCAACACGGTGGACTGCTTTGTGTCCAGGCCCACAGAGAAGACCGTCTTCACTGTGTTCATGCTGGCTGTGTCAGGGATCTGTATCCTGCTCAACATTGCAGAGGTGGTCTTCCTAGTGGGAAAGGCCTGCAGTAGGCACTTAAGCAATGCTGGAGACTCAACCATGGGAGCATGGATCACCCAAAAGCTCTGTTCCTACTAG
- the LOC121573735 gene encoding gap junction alpha-3 protein-like, which translates to MADWNLLGKLLESAQEHSTVVGKVWLTVLFIFRILVLGAAAEKVWGDEQSGFTCDTKQPGCQNVCYDKTFPISHIRFWVLQIIFVSTPTLIYLGHILHLVRMEEKQKQKNLAAQLAIHNDKQQLLPDAKPKKPPVRDDFGRIRLQGVLLRTYVFNIIFKTLFEVVFIIAQYLLYGFELKPLYTCNRSPCPNVVNCYISRPTEKTIFILFMLAVACVSLVLNIVEMYHLGFTKCRRYRCAQSTCETGSKAPSEAVVPFVPNYNYFPRHHPANEPYHADQYILNEPDSTYHPYNSKVAYKQNRDNLAVEMNSKPEGGDTTERKCSSSAPGSPSEKQRRSSKHSNSKTRLDDLKI; encoded by the coding sequence ATGGCGGACTGGAACTTGTTGGGCAAGCTTCTGGAGAGTGCCCAGGAGCACTCCACCGTAGTAGGCAAGGTCTGGCTGACCGTGCTCTTCATCTTCAGGATCCTGGTGCTAGGAGCTGCAGCTGAGAAGGTGTGGGGTGATGAGCAGTCTGGCTTCACCTGCGACACCAAGCAGCCTGGTTGTCAGAATGTCTGCTATGACAAGACTTTCCCCATCTCTCATATCCGCTTCTGGGTGCTGCAGATCATCTTCGTGTCCACACCCACTCTCATCTACCTGGGCCACATCCTGCACCTGGTGCGCATGGAGGAGAAACAGAAGCAGAAAAACTTGGCTGCGCAACTGGCCATCCACAATGACAAGCAGCAGCTGCTGCCCGACGCCAAGCCCAAGAAGCCCCCCGTCCGGGACGACTTTGGCCGCATCCGCCTGCAGGGGGTCCTGTTACGCACATACGTCTTCAACATCATCTTCAAAACCCTGTTCGAGGTGGTATTTATCATCGCTCAGTACCTGCTCTATGGGTTTGAGCTGAAGCCTCTGTACACCTGCAACCGCTCACCCTGCCCCAACGTGGTGAACTGCTACATCTCCAGGCCCACAGAGAAGACTATCTTCATCCTCTTCATGTTGGCAGTGGCATGTGTCTCACTGGTGCTAAACATAGTGGAGATGTATCACCTGGGGTTCACCAAGTGCCGCCGGTACAGATGTGCCCAGTCCACATGTGAGACAGGGTCCAAGGCCCCCAGCGAGGCAGTGGTGCCTTTTGTCCCAAACTATAACTACTTCCCCAGGCACCACCCAGCCAATGAGCCCTACCATGCAGATCAGTACATCTTGAATGAGCCTGACTCTACCTACCACCCCTACAACAGCAAAGTGGCTTACAAGCAGAACAGAGACAACCTGGCTGTAGAGATGAACAGTAAACCAGAAGGGGGTGACACCACAGAAAGGAAATGCTCCAGTTCTGCTCCAGGGTCGCCTTCAGAGAAACAACGGCGATCCAGCAAGCACAGCAATAGTAAGACCAGACTAGATGATCTGAAGATCTGA